Proteins encoded within one genomic window of Bacillus sp. F19:
- a CDS encoding thioredoxin family protein, protein MKQITSKKQFQELITQDQEVLIKFFADWCPDCTRMNMFIDEIIGAYSKYDWYEINKDEFPELAETYQVMGIPSILIFKNGEKLGHLHSANAKSPEQVTEFLQENLG, encoded by the coding sequence ATGAAGCAAATTACATCCAAAAAACAGTTTCAAGAGTTAATTACCCAAGATCAAGAGGTGCTAATCAAATTTTTCGCAGACTGGTGCCCTGACTGTACTAGAATGAATATGTTTATTGATGAAATCATTGGGGCTTATTCTAAATATGATTGGTACGAAATCAATAAAGACGAGTTCCCAGAACTTGCAGAAACTTATCAGGTAATGGGCATCCCAAGCATTCTGATCTTCAAAAACGGAGAAAAACTCGGGCATCTTCACAGCGCTAATGCAAAATCGCCGGAGCAAGTAACTGAATTCCTGCAAGAAAATCTCGGCTGA